The DNA segment CTTCATCAGGGTAAGATGTCACCACATGCTGAAATGTTGACTTAGCTCCGGTATAATTGTTTGAATCTATCTGGCTAACCCCAAGATCGAATAATTGTTGTGCATCCTTAGGAACAAGTTGTCCGCCATTTAATGGCCAAATTGGATCATAATCGTAGTGTCTAAACGGACAAAGATTTATATCTGGATCAAAATTAGGTCCCCAATAGTTATTTTCAACATTTACAACAGGAGGTTGGGTAGACATATCAACATCATGGAAAACAAAGCAATCCGAAGCATATCCATAAATTGCATTCCATTGCATGGTAAGAGGAAAGGCATTTCGTGATGCGAAAACCTGATACATAGTATTGTTTTTGATTCTTTGGGTTTCACTTTCATCCCGAGCATTTTGATTTCCTGTGATGTAAAGCCGGCTAAAGTTTAGGCTTTGAATTCCAATTTCGTTTGTATAAATATTATTATTCTGAATTTCAGCTATACTTGAATAGGCTGTAATACCAGCCAAATCATTTTGGCATCCGAAAGTACAATAGATAAGGTTATTAGTTATATGGTGAACATTCCCAGGTTCAATCGAACCTGAGTAATTAATAGAAATACCATGATAAGTGCTTTCCGGATTGCTAAAATTATCAATAGTATCATAAGAAATATTGAAGCTTTTGTAGCCATAAATATCTATCATAGATTTGGCGCCATCGTAGGCAGTTCTAAATGTACAATTGGTAATATAAGCAAAATTATCAATTGGAAGTGGTCCCATTGTCGGATTGGAAGCAATAATGGATGAGTTGGTAAATTTCGAATATGAAATCGATAGATTGCTAATTGTTTGATTTATGAATGAGTTTTTAAATTCAGACTGAGTGATATCAAGAAGATTGCCGCCACTTATAATGCAATTTTCAAAATGACAATGTGAGATATTCACTGGTTGAGGTCCAAAATGTAATTCAAGCGTACTTCCGTCATCAGCAGTAAAAGTGACTTCAGAGCCTATTTGTATACTTCCCTGAATATAAATTTTACTTGTTCCTCTGCTTGCATGAAAAATCACATTATCCCCTATTATTATGGAACTGCCTTCTTCGATGGTCAACTCGCTGTTATACATATCTATTTTTACACCATCTTCTACTGTTAATACGGCGTTATTGTTTACAGTCGGGGAAAAACGACTTACCATATTGCTAAATAAATTAACATCTTCTGGTAATTCCTGGTTATCACCAGGCACAATCAGATCATAATCAATCGAAACGACGGTTGAATCATTATTTACTATTGGAATATTTTCTTCAATACAAGGCAATTCAAATTCCTCACCCCATCTGTAATCAGCAATAGAAAAATTTAAAATCACCCCTACATGAGGTTCTGAATTTTCATATTCTACTAAAATGAAAAAAATCTTCCCAAAATCTTCATCAATATAAAAGTGAGAAAAATCTAATCCAACATTAATAGGCCCAGAATAAGCCCCCCTCATCTCATGGCATCCTCCTTGGAACTTGAATGATTTGAATGGTGTAGTGTTTGATGGAGTAATTTGATTAGCATTTCCCCCGAATCCAATTTTATAGTTAAGCTTTTTCCGACATGGGTAATCGACATTAGTTTTAATTGTTAATAAAGGTTCAGATTCATCTGGCACATAACATACGTTGGCTCTTCTTCCGTCTTGCAGACCTGCTGCCATGAGTTTATAAGGAACATAGACGTATCCAGTATCCCCCCATTCAATTCCCCAGCTATTCACCACTTTAAAAGCACCCATCTCACATTCGTCAAGTTGAATTATACCGTCTTCATCAAAATCTTCATTCATATATACTCCATCAGTGTCAATATCAAAACATTGCACATCATCATGATAACCTACAATGGTAAGTACATGTCCGCCTGTATGACCCCATTGAGTAATATAATGTTTCAATTCTTCCGGTGTGCCTGGAAGAAAAACACCTGAAGTCCATCCATCACAATAAACGGAAAATGTAGCTAAGCCACCATCCTCTTCACCGGCATTATGATCAGAAAGCCAATGTTTAAGTGTATCTAAGCTTTCATAATTATCATTCCAACGTATGTTTGCAAATGAATCAACTTTATTATGCATTCCACTCTGATAGTTATCATAACCATTCATCCAATAAAGGTATTTCGTACTATCAATATTTAATGCGGGATCATCATATACATCATACGAAGGACACCCATTATCCATTATTAATTTGAAACCATCTTTGGGAGATGTTGGTGTCAAATGATAACCGCCATTTAAAAAATTGTAAGAATAAAAAGGATTGTATTGATTTTGTTTATATTCATCTCCAATTGCTTCACCCCCAGGCACATTCCGATGTCGGTTAATTTCGTAGCCGAATGTATACCACAATTCAGCAACATGTACACATGCACCACTATTTCCCTGGTCAAAAACCGGGGGCATATATTTCAATTGTGA comes from the Bacteroidales bacterium genome and includes:
- a CDS encoding T9SS type A sorting domain-containing protein: MKRKPIYCLLPFIMVTVNLSAQLVNINPDQNGDPWMVGDALPTSPEVEATIFNMVLTPKSAASELPSVVDNSQLKYMPPVFDQGNSGACVHVAELWYTFGYEINRHRNVPGGEAIGDEYKQNQYNPFYSYNFLNGGYHLTPTSPKDGFKLIMDNGCPSYDVYDDPALNIDSTKYLYWMNGYDNYQSGMHNKVDSFANIRWNDNYESLDTLKHWLSDHNAGEEDGGLATFSVYCDGWTSGVFLPGTPEELKHYITQWGHTGGHVLTIVGYHDDVQCFDIDTDGVYMNEDFDEDGIIQLDECEMGAFKVVNSWGIEWGDTGYVYVPYKLMAAGLQDGRRANVCYVPDESEPLLTIKTNVDYPCRKKLNYKIGFGGNANQITPSNTTPFKSFKFQGGCHEMRGAYSGPINVGLDFSHFYIDEDFGKIFFILVEYENSEPHVGVILNFSIADYRWGEEFELPCIEENIPIVNNDSTVVSIDYDLIVPGDNQELPEDVNLFSNMVSRFSPTVNNNAVLTVEDGVKIDMYNSELTIEEGSSIIIGDNVIFHASRGTSKIYIQGSIQIGSEVTFTADDGSTLELHFGPQPVNISHCHFENCIISGGNLLDITQSEFKNSFINQTISNLSISYSKFTNSSIIASNPTMGPLPIDNFAYITNCTFRTAYDGAKSMIDIYGYKSFNISYDTIDNFSNPESTYHGISINYSGSIEPGNVHHITNNLIYCTFGCQNDLAGITAYSSIAEIQNNNIYTNEIGIQSLNFSRLYITGNQNARDESETQRIKNNTMYQVFASRNAFPLTMQWNAIYGYASDCFVFHDVDMSTQPPVVNVENNYWGPNFDPDINLCPFRHYDYDPIWPLNGGQLVPKDAQQLFDLGVSQIDSNNYTGAKSTFQHVVTSYPDEEPSISALKELLYLEPLAGMDFSGLKSWYLTDSVILNHEHLLKISDNLANKCDEKLENYPDAIAWYENVIENPETLEDSIFAIIDLEHLYWEMGIDTTLRSSSYIGRLSQFKPKSFKAFKDHKDDLLLLLHGASVNNMSNPEIPSINAGTQLIDQLRNIPNPFKGKTKIYYDLDIESDIQLNIYNNIGQLIKSISVGNKPKGTDFIEFDASGFKAGIYFYSISKNGIRAASKKMLIL